One segment of Thermoanaerobacter kivui DNA contains the following:
- the mreB gene encoding rod shape-determining protein, whose amino-acid sequence MFAISKDIGIDLGTASVLVYIKGEGIILKEPSVVAIDRNTNKVLAVGEEAQRMVGRTPGNILAIKPMKAGVISDYDVTEKMLRYFIHKACGSRFLLRPRIMICVPSGVTQVEKRAVIDAALQAGARKAYLIEEPIAAAIGAGLDISKPCGNMIVDIGGGTTDIAVISLGSSVVSKNIKVAGDNFDEAIIRYMRKKHHIIIGERTAEEIKITIGTAYFDGNEEKMLVKGRSLISGLPQNVEVTSSEICEALRELLEEIVEAVHSVLERTPPELAADISDRGIILTGGGALLKGMDKLLRERMNTPVYMANDPVSCVALGAGKALESLEILEKSETIIDA is encoded by the coding sequence ATGTTTGCGATTTCAAAAGATATAGGAATAGACCTCGGCACGGCATCTGTTCTTGTCTACATAAAAGGGGAAGGAATAATTTTAAAAGAGCCTTCGGTTGTTGCAATTGATAGAAACACCAATAAAGTTCTTGCAGTTGGTGAAGAGGCTCAAAGGATGGTAGGCAGAACGCCGGGGAATATATTAGCGATAAAGCCTATGAAGGCGGGGGTAATTTCTGACTACGATGTAACAGAAAAAATGCTGAGGTATTTTATCCATAAAGCCTGTGGCAGCAGATTTTTATTAAGGCCGCGTATAATGATTTGTGTTCCCAGTGGGGTGACACAAGTAGAAAAAAGAGCCGTCATTGATGCAGCATTACAGGCAGGGGCGAGGAAAGCGTATCTCATTGAAGAACCCATTGCGGCAGCTATAGGAGCGGGGTTGGATATATCGAAACCCTGTGGAAATATGATTGTGGATATTGGGGGAGGCACCACTGACATAGCTGTAATTTCTCTAGGTAGTTCAGTGGTGTCTAAAAATATTAAAGTAGCAGGGGACAATTTTGATGAGGCAATTATTCGATATATGAGGAAAAAGCATCATATCATAATAGGGGAAAGGACAGCAGAGGAGATAAAAATAACTATCGGTACGGCTTATTTTGATGGCAATGAAGAAAAAATGTTGGTTAAAGGACGAAGTTTGATTTCAGGTTTGCCTCAAAACGTAGAAGTTACTTCCAGTGAAATATGTGAAGCATTAAGAGAGTTACTTGAAGAGATTGTGGAAGCAGTCCATAGTGTATTAGAAAGAACGCCTCCTGAATTAGCTGCGGATATAAGTGACAGAGGCATAATACTTACAGGAGGAGGAGCATTACTTAAGGGAATGGATAAACTTTTAAGGGAGAGAATGAATACTCCTGTATATATGGCAAACGACCCTGTGAGCTGTGTCGCTTTAGGGGCGGGAAAAGCATTGGAGTCATTAGAAATATTAGAAAAGTCAGAAACAATCATTGATGCTTAA
- the flgF gene encoding flagellar basal-body rod protein FlgF, with translation MLRGLYTASSGMITQTKIMDVLANNLANVNTVGYKKDVVVTSSFPNFEVTRYGGDNIPPNGKIGRMDYGVLIDTFYTNFEEGVLYQTKGKLDFAIDGNGFFVVDTPNGQRYTRDGCFTLSRDGYLVTQEGYIVEGENGPIQLSQGDISVDETGNIINNDQLVDRLRIVDFSNYDGLRKEGNNLFFIDNSANVQVIPATGKIKQGFLEQSNVNSVKEMVNMISVMRNYESNQKVVIAFDETLGKAVNEVGKV, from the coding sequence GTGTTAAGAGGGCTTTATACTGCGTCTTCTGGCATGATTACCCAGACAAAAATAATGGATGTTTTAGCAAATAACCTTGCAAATGTTAATACTGTCGGGTATAAAAAAGATGTTGTTGTCACTTCTTCTTTTCCGAATTTCGAAGTAACGAGGTATGGCGGTGACAATATACCTCCTAATGGAAAAATCGGGAGAATGGATTACGGCGTATTGATTGACACTTTTTATACAAATTTTGAAGAAGGGGTGCTGTACCAAACAAAGGGTAAATTGGACTTTGCAATAGATGGGAATGGCTTTTTTGTGGTGGACACTCCCAATGGTCAAAGATATACGAGAGACGGCTGTTTTACCTTGTCAAGAGATGGATATCTGGTAACACAAGAGGGGTATATTGTAGAAGGGGAAAATGGCCCGATTCAATTGTCACAAGGGGATATTTCTGTTGATGAGACAGGCAATATAATAAACAATGACCAGTTGGTGGACAGGCTTAGAATTGTAGACTTTAGTAATTACGATGGTTTAAGGAAAGAAGGCAATAATTTGTTTTTTATAGATAACAGTGCCAATGTACAAGTTATTCCTGCAACAGGGAAAATAAAGCAAGGTTTTTTAGAACAGTCAAATGTGAATTCAGTTAAAGAAATGGTAAATATGATAAGCGTGATGAGAAATTATGAATCTAATCAAAAGGTTGTCATTGCTTTTGACGAGACTCTTGGAAAAGCTGTCAACGAAGTTGGAAAAGTATAA
- a CDS encoding rod-binding protein: MVINPIDNMTNKLQINLQKDGSDFERIIQQAIKDKDSKKLKEACQQLEATFIGLMLNEMRKTIPEDPLTGDSLANDIFTSMLYDKYAEMLAQNGSFGLADQIYNQLSKKV; this comes from the coding sequence ATGGTGATAAATCCTATAGATAATATGACGAATAAACTACAAATTAATTTGCAAAAAGATGGAAGTGATTTTGAACGAATAATACAACAGGCGATAAAAGACAAAGACAGTAAAAAGCTTAAAGAAGCATGTCAGCAATTAGAAGCAACTTTTATAGGGCTTATGTTAAATGAGATGAGAAAGACAATTCCAGAAGACCCATTGACGGGAGATAGCCTAGCAAATGATATTTTTACTTCTATGTTATATGATAAATATGCTGAAATGTTGGCTCAAAATGGATCTTTTGGACTGGCTGACCAAATATATAATCAACTTTCTAAGAAAGTGTGA
- the flgG gene encoding flagellar basal-body rod protein FlgG, with translation MMRALWSAATGMTAQQLNVDVIANNLANVNTTAFKRDRAEFKDLIYQTLQRENVYGGQGKPVNMQVGVGVRPSAIVKDFTEGSLQQTENPLDLALDGEGFFAVLGPDDKVYYTRDGSFKLSADGSTLMLVTADGYPVLNDSGNPIVFDSTEKDISVSPMGVISVKNPDGTTQEIATLGIYNFVNPQGLLSVGSNLYEPTEASGQPGTRDDFQGRMGKVMQGFLETSNVQVVREMVDMIAAQRAYEINSKAIQAADEMLGIANNLKR, from the coding sequence ATGATGAGGGCATTGTGGTCTGCAGCAACTGGCATGACTGCTCAGCAACTTAACGTAGATGTTATCGCGAATAATCTTGCGAATGTAAATACTACTGCTTTTAAAAGAGATAGGGCCGAATTTAAAGATTTAATATATCAAACTTTACAAAGAGAAAACGTATATGGTGGACAAGGTAAACCTGTCAATATGCAAGTAGGGGTAGGTGTGAGACCTTCAGCAATTGTAAAAGATTTTACGGAAGGAAGCCTCCAGCAGACAGAGAATCCTTTGGATTTGGCATTGGATGGAGAAGGCTTTTTTGCTGTGTTAGGACCGGATGACAAAGTTTATTACACGAGAGATGGAAGTTTTAAATTAAGTGCTGACGGCAGCACTTTAATGCTTGTAACTGCTGACGGTTATCCCGTATTAAATGACAGCGGTAATCCCATAGTTTTTGACAGCACTGAAAAAGACATATCAGTATCACCTATGGGGGTAATAAGCGTAAAAAACCCTGACGGAACTACTCAGGAAATAGCTACTTTGGGGATTTATAATTTTGTCAATCCACAGGGCCTTTTAAGTGTAGGTAGTAATCTCTATGAGCCAACAGAAGCCTCAGGACAGCCTGGTACAAGAGATGACTTTCAAGGAAGAATGGGCAAAGTCATGCAAGGATTTTTGGAAACTTCAAATGTTCAAGTAGTAAGAGAAATGGTGGATATGATTGCCGCACAAAGAGCTTATGAGATAAATTCAAAAGCTATACAAGCAGCCGACGAAATGCTGGGCATTGCAAATAATCTAAAAAGATAG
- a CDS encoding M23 family metallopeptidase, with protein sequence MKIKKENLIKFFDRKGFYIVLFLCVVVVGATAVYVTNNNLKKLAELKKAQQEEINSVVESNWDYEEDLKQAKEEKTNDNLAATMTQGPKEDKGVVSSNDTADKKEEKTNTAYESPAKSNVTGTKVKAVLTTTQPAKTEKQIASSALVLLKPVDGEIILEFAKDKLVYSKTLDEWTTHKGIDIKAPVGSPVLAAMEGIVTKVYKDERLGNTVDIKSGKFETRYANLEEDISVKEGDKVEKGQQIGKVGKSAKFEIAEEPHVHFELLENGVHIDPSVYFK encoded by the coding sequence GTGAAAATAAAGAAGGAAAATTTAATAAAATTTTTTGACAGAAAAGGATTTTACATTGTGTTATTTTTATGCGTTGTGGTAGTAGGGGCTACTGCCGTATATGTGACTAATAACAATTTAAAAAAATTGGCTGAGCTTAAAAAAGCGCAACAAGAAGAAATTAATTCAGTCGTTGAAAGCAATTGGGATTATGAAGAAGATTTGAAACAGGCTAAGGAAGAGAAAACAAACGATAATTTAGCTGCCACGATGACACAAGGCCCAAAAGAAGACAAAGGGGTGGTTTCTAGTAACGACACTGCAGACAAGAAAGAAGAAAAAACTAATACAGCTTATGAATCTCCTGCAAAAAGCAATGTAACTGGTACTAAAGTGAAGGCTGTCTTAACTACTACTCAGCCGGCTAAAACAGAAAAACAAATAGCTTCTTCAGCTTTGGTACTGTTAAAACCTGTTGATGGAGAAATAATATTAGAATTTGCGAAAGACAAACTTGTTTATTCCAAAACTCTTGATGAATGGACGACCCACAAAGGTATTGACATAAAAGCACCAGTTGGAAGTCCGGTACTGGCGGCGATGGAGGGAATTGTGACTAAGGTGTATAAAGATGAAAGGTTGGGGAATACTGTTGACATAAAAAGCGGCAAATTTGAGACTCGATATGCAAACCTTGAAGAAGATATTTCAGTTAAAGAGGGAGACAAAGTAGAAAAAGGACAACAGATAGGCAAGGTAGGCAAATCGGCTAAGTTTGAAATTGCAGAAGAACCTCATGTACATTTTGAACTTTTAGAAAACGGAGTACACATTGACCCCTCAGTGTATTTTAAATAA
- the spoIID gene encoding stage II sporulation protein D — MKYAIYGISLIFFSLIILPSIIVFGFNSHKTSSTPASEVKLIDGGKLVKLDNLDNTDLYHTVNVFITNQNKIQKMDLEEYVKGVVAAEMPAEFEMEALKAQAVAARTYALSKEIALGGKGCELHPGADVCTDPEHCQAWQSEKELRDKWGENFDKYYAKISQAVEDTKGLVLVYENALIVPAYHAISGGKTENAEEVWQNKIPYLRSVSSSGEDVASKYKTTVVVSKEEFISKIKQKEPSVKLNATNILSQIKDVERTQAGHVKSLKIGNVTFSGKDIKEIFNLNSTNFSFDGQKDNIVITVIGYGHGVGMSQYGANAMAKEGKKFDEILKHYYTGVEIIKIEDLLKVQH; from the coding sequence ATGAAATATGCCATTTATGGAATTTCTTTGATATTTTTTAGCTTAATAATTTTACCTTCTATAATAGTTTTTGGCTTTAATTCTCACAAAACTTCCTCAACGCCTGCGAGTGAGGTCAAGCTTATTGATGGAGGAAAGCTAGTAAAATTAGATAATTTAGATAATACAGATTTGTACCATACAGTGAATGTTTTTATAACAAACCAAAACAAAATACAAAAAATGGATTTAGAGGAATATGTAAAAGGGGTAGTCGCTGCGGAAATGCCTGCAGAGTTTGAAATGGAGGCTTTAAAGGCACAGGCTGTTGCGGCAAGGACTTATGCCCTTTCAAAAGAAATAGCTTTGGGAGGAAAAGGATGTGAACTTCATCCGGGAGCTGATGTGTGTACTGACCCTGAGCATTGCCAAGCATGGCAATCAGAGAAAGAGTTAAGAGATAAGTGGGGAGAAAATTTTGATAAATACTATGCCAAAATATCTCAAGCGGTGGAAGATACAAAAGGACTTGTTTTAGTCTATGAAAATGCTCTTATTGTTCCTGCTTACCATGCTATAAGTGGAGGCAAAACAGAAAATGCTGAGGAGGTGTGGCAAAATAAGATACCTTATCTGAGAAGTGTTTCTTCTTCTGGAGAAGATGTCGCATCAAAGTACAAAACTACTGTTGTGGTGTCAAAAGAAGAATTTATAAGTAAAATAAAACAAAAAGAACCTTCAGTAAAATTAAATGCGACTAATATTTTGAGTCAAATAAAAGATGTAGAAAGGACACAGGCAGGCCATGTCAAAAGCTTAAAAATAGGCAATGTAACTTTTAGTGGAAAAGACATAAAAGAAATCTTTAATCTAAATTCTACTAACTTTAGCTTTGACGGACAGAAAGATAATATTGTAATAACAGTTATAGGGTATGGCCATGGGGTAGGAATGAGTCAATACGGAGCAAATGCAATGGCCAAAGAAGGTAAAAAATTTGATGAGATATTGAAGCATTATTATACAGGTGTAGAAATAATTAAAATTGAAGACTTATTAAAAGTGCAGCACTGA
- a CDS encoding S-layer homology domain-containing protein — translation MKKIFTILLTIILFVLNSVYTYASDNPVYYGTDNVQSIYYNMSFKDIKNSFAKNDIMKMTALSVIRGGGSQKFYPKSYLKREEAIAYIVRLMGLEEQVQKTPISSSTAVGGSNPPTANSNQTGQNNASSQSGPKVDSWAQGIVDVAAKNNLLRKEDMALDFTANATREEVAYWIAKGLNLAPIYGKDLQKVYAFSDVKSFNTDYMPYIEAVLKSGIMTGYNDSKFGPKDNITREQMASVLSRAFNLGYSLMGYSIINATVQDILYEEVDGKNSIKKTFVLLNNKGQNEYIVVQRTYSSKGIVHNSDFLTISNGVPSFSDSIEKGDNVNFYISGQNVIFAEKNPVFQSTLYGEIKDISASNITLTSESGVEYVFSYNPNTKIYINDYPASIKDLRYGQTVTVYLNGNTAYAINVDYEDLGSGKIDTGSRQVTGSIMAIDKQDNGINIKLDNGQFYSIAYDVPVIKNGNAVPLSSIKEGDYVNLYFDDPYTNVPIKVLVENGYHKVYYIIRGNLGSLLASNNSISINNVEKYYQGTWQSANNFAYYPLDEAKIYYNGFEVSKEDLKNYKGNQIYATVEKHFGTDSITFINITPSFTMSYSGIASFDTQSMILTLNDGRKVTVNDGTIILKDGMKIPYTSLIGNKQVYVSFSQTDRSLYANFISVIDSVYPEYYYAKGFITSATSNSITIGNLYTSWWYQAYGYYAIQNNQWNIVAGTKTFYVGDKTYIVDNRDKDSKVIPYTELLDVKYGKSKYTSAHVYVVSQGDNAIAINIMNSTGQERVSTADVVSIDGTKLTLNNVNDWNELNGVWNLNTSLDTVDVSKTVIIKNGQAVNISSINPGDSLYIIRNGSSAVIVTVK, via the coding sequence TTGAAAAAGATATTTACAATTTTACTTACAATAATTCTATTTGTTTTAAATAGTGTTTATACTTATGCTTCGGACAATCCTGTATATTACGGTACGGACAATGTGCAAAGCATCTATTACAATATGTCCTTCAAAGATATAAAAAATAGTTTTGCTAAAAATGACATAATGAAAATGACTGCTCTTTCAGTTATTAGAGGTGGAGGAAGTCAAAAATTTTATCCTAAAAGCTATTTAAAAAGAGAAGAGGCAATAGCATATATTGTAAGACTAATGGGACTGGAAGAACAAGTACAAAAAACACCTATATCCTCCTCTACTGCAGTAGGGGGGAGTAACCCTCCTACTGCTAATTCTAATCAGACTGGGCAAAATAATGCTTCTTCTCAATCAGGTCCCAAAGTAGATTCGTGGGCACAAGGAATAGTTGATGTGGCAGCGAAAAATAATCTTTTGAGGAAAGAGGATATGGCTTTGGATTTTACAGCAAATGCAACAAGAGAGGAAGTTGCTTATTGGATAGCAAAAGGATTGAATCTTGCGCCGATTTACGGAAAAGATTTACAAAAAGTTTATGCTTTTTCGGATGTTAAAAGTTTTAATACTGATTATATGCCATATATTGAAGCAGTTTTAAAAAGTGGAATAATGACAGGTTACAATGATAGTAAATTTGGACCTAAAGACAACATAACCAGAGAGCAGATGGCGTCAGTTTTGAGTAGAGCTTTTAACTTAGGGTATAGTTTAATGGGCTATTCAATAATAAATGCTACAGTGCAGGATATACTTTACGAAGAGGTTGATGGGAAAAATAGTATAAAGAAAACTTTTGTTCTTCTCAATAATAAAGGGCAAAATGAGTATATTGTGGTTCAACGAACATATTCTTCAAAAGGAATAGTTCATAATTCAGATTTTTTGACTATTAGCAATGGAGTTCCTTCTTTTTCTGATTCTATTGAAAAAGGGGATAATGTGAATTTTTATATAAGCGGTCAAAATGTGATATTTGCTGAAAAAAACCCTGTATTTCAGAGCACTTTGTACGGAGAGATAAAAGACATATCAGCTTCTAACATAACACTTACATCTGAATCAGGAGTTGAATATGTATTTTCTTATAACCCTAATACAAAAATCTATATAAATGATTATCCTGCTTCTATAAAAGATTTACGATATGGTCAAACTGTCACAGTATACCTTAATGGTAACACGGCTTATGCAATAAATGTTGATTATGAAGATTTGGGAAGTGGGAAAATCGATACAGGCTCAAGACAAGTAACAGGAAGCATAATGGCTATAGATAAACAAGATAATGGCATAAATATTAAATTAGACAATGGACAGTTTTATTCTATTGCTTATGATGTGCCTGTTATAAAAAATGGAAATGCTGTGCCTTTGTCTTCAATAAAAGAGGGAGACTATGTAAATTTGTATTTTGATGACCCTTATACAAATGTACCCATCAAGGTATTAGTAGAAAATGGATATCACAAAGTCTACTATATCATAAGAGGAAATCTCGGAAGTTTATTGGCTTCCAACAATTCTATTTCAATAAACAATGTGGAAAAGTATTATCAAGGTACATGGCAAAGTGCAAATAATTTTGCTTATTATCCTTTAGATGAAGCTAAAATATATTACAATGGCTTTGAGGTCAGCAAAGAAGACCTTAAAAATTACAAAGGAAATCAAATATATGCTACAGTTGAGAAGCACTTTGGAACAGATTCGATTACGTTTATAAACATAACCCCAAGTTTTACAATGAGTTACAGTGGCATTGCAAGTTTTGATACTCAATCGATGATTCTTACATTAAATGATGGCAGAAAAGTAACTGTAAACGACGGCACAATTATTTTAAAAGATGGAATGAAGATACCCTATACTTCACTTATAGGAAATAAACAAGTATATGTATCTTTTTCCCAGACGGATAGAAGCTTATATGCTAATTTCATCTCAGTAATTGATAGTGTATATCCAGAATATTACTATGCGAAAGGTTTTATAACCAGTGCAACATCAAATTCTATCACTATTGGTAACTTATATACAAGTTGGTGGTATCAAGCATATGGGTATTATGCTATACAAAACAATCAATGGAATATTGTAGCAGGCACAAAAACTTTCTATGTGGGAGATAAAACTTATATAGTTGACAATAGAGATAAAGATTCAAAAGTTATTCCCTACACAGAGCTTTTGGATGTAAAATATGGAAAATCTAAATACACCTCTGCCCATGTGTATGTGGTATCACAAGGAGACAATGCTATTGCAATAAACATTATGAATTCAACGGGGCAAGAAAGAGTGTCTACTGCTGATGTTGTATCTATTGATGGTACCAAGTTAACTCTAAATAATGTAAATGATTGGAATGAATTAAATGGGGTTTGGAATCTGAATACTTCTCTTGATACAGTAGATGTATCAAAAACGGTAATAATTAAAAATGGACAGGCAGTCAATATAAGTTCTATAAATCCGGGAGATTCACTCTATATTATAAGAAATGGGTCATCTGCTGTTATTGTAACGGTGAAGTAA
- the spoIIID gene encoding sporulation transcriptional regulator SpoIIID, with translation MKDYIEERTLEISKYIIEHKATVREAAKVFGVSKSTVHKDVTERLPDINFELYKEVREILSKNKAERHIRGGKATKIKYQRANNKF, from the coding sequence TTGAAAGACTACATTGAAGAGAGAACATTAGAGATATCAAAATACATAATAGAACACAAAGCGACGGTGAGGGAAGCGGCGAAAGTTTTTGGGGTTAGCAAAAGTACAGTTCACAAAGATGTCACAGAGAGGCTTCCCGATATAAATTTTGAATTATACAAGGAAGTTAGAGAAATACTTAGCAAAAACAAGGCGGAAAGGCATATAAGGGGAGGCAAAGCGACAAAGATAAAATATCAAAGGGCAAATAATAAATTTTGA
- a CDS encoding S-layer homology domain-containing protein codes for MKKIIGLVIIFTLLIPFPVQVFANDAGFEGGIANEQEYKEVVFITGQPIIFSGVLKVNQSVRGDTTTTTYRYDLASDSGDKLTRSLTFVTQETKKPEYNQVISQTTLKTYTENIKIGGNTYTLDRNNGYIYSGSEVKSINPGVTYYAGNYSGVKLYRINGNKGTVKVTIDDKTVGFTHKYGSADTHQIDYLIESTMGSNGEVKKWVGEAHANVSFTDKSSIEYVENDPQYISFRGGYLLRRNSGDMMNYTYNLPKLDDNGNEIGRNIGNGSLKLDGVSFEDRLVVPQVKDINGTWGKEDIKKLMSMEVFPNDSEYFGPKLPILRSDFTVAVAKAIGLKPYEPPKSTLYSARNKSAIEISPFIDISTTDPNYGYIKAASDAGLISGTAPNQFSPSRSLTRAQAAVIFIRALGLENLAPLGNFNIGFLDDYAIPLWAKRSVYVAREIGLLSGDEYGRFNPDDYVTREEAASMISRMINFMMNDLTFDYVMRILNYHN; via the coding sequence ATGAAAAAAATTATAGGGTTAGTTATAATATTCACCCTTTTGATTCCTTTTCCTGTTCAGGTTTTTGCCAATGATGCAGGTTTTGAAGGTGGTATTGCCAATGAGCAAGAATACAAAGAAGTTGTATTTATAACGGGACAACCTATTATATTTAGTGGTGTTCTTAAAGTTAATCAATCTGTAAGAGGTGATACTACTACAACAACATATAGGTATGACCTTGCTTCCGATTCAGGAGACAAACTCACACGTTCTCTTACTTTTGTTACCCAAGAAACAAAAAAGCCTGAATACAACCAAGTGATTAGTCAGACTACTCTTAAGACATATACTGAAAACATAAAAATAGGGGGGAATACTTACACTTTAGACAGAAATAATGGATATATATACTCAGGCTCTGAAGTAAAAAGCATAAACCCTGGTGTAACTTACTATGCTGGTAACTATTCAGGCGTAAAATTATACAGGATCAATGGCAATAAAGGGACTGTAAAAGTGACTATAGATGACAAAACAGTAGGATTTACTCATAAATACGGAAGTGCTGATACACATCAAATAGATTATTTAATCGAAAGCACAATGGGGTCAAATGGAGAAGTAAAAAAATGGGTTGGGGAGGCTCATGCAAATGTATCTTTTACTGATAAATCCAGTATTGAATATGTGGAAAATGACCCTCAATATATAAGTTTTAGGGGTGGATATCTTTTAAGGCGAAATAGCGGTGACATGATGAATTACACTTATAATCTCCCAAAACTAGATGATAACGGCAACGAAATAGGAAGAAACATAGGAAATGGAAGTTTGAAACTTGATGGTGTGTCATTCGAAGATAGATTGGTGGTCCCACAGGTTAAAGACATAAACGGAACATGGGGAAAAGAGGATATTAAAAAATTGATGAGCATGGAAGTATTTCCAAATGACTCAGAATACTTTGGTCCTAAACTTCCCATATTGCGCTCAGACTTTACCGTTGCAGTTGCAAAAGCGATTGGATTAAAACCGTATGAACCGCCCAAGAGTACGCTTTATTCAGCAAGAAACAAAAGCGCTATAGAAATTTCACCTTTTATTGATATATCTACTACTGATCCGAATTATGGATATATAAAAGCAGCCAGTGATGCAGGGCTTATCTCAGGTACTGCTCCAAATCAGTTCAGTCCTTCAAGGTCTCTTACTCGTGCTCAAGCGGCAGTGATATTTATAAGAGCTTTGGGGCTAGAAAACCTTGCGCCTTTGGGGAATTTTAATATAGGCTTTTTGGATGACTATGCCATACCATTGTGGGCAAAAAGAAGTGTTTATGTAGCACGAGAGATAGGACTTTTATCGGGTGATGAATACGGAAGGTTTAACCCCGATGACTATGTAACTAGAGAGGAAGCTGCTTCAATGATATCGAGGATGATAAACTTTATGATGAACGACCTTACTTTTGATTATGTAATGAGGATATTAAATTATCATAATTAA
- the fabZ gene encoding 3-hydroxyacyl-ACP dehydratase FabZ, whose product MENKNIRKILPHRYPFLLVDRIIEIEEGKKAVGIKNVTANEPFFQGHFPDNPIMPGVLIVEALAQVAGIAVMNIEEFKGKLGLFTGIDKCRFKKVVRPGDQLVLEVLIDSIKMGLVKAKGAAKVGDEVVATAELMFIMTEEN is encoded by the coding sequence GTGGAAAATAAAAACATAAGAAAAATTCTTCCTCATAGATATCCTTTTTTATTAGTGGATAGAATAATAGAAATTGAAGAAGGTAAAAAAGCTGTTGGAATAAAAAATGTGACCGCTAATGAACCTTTTTTTCAAGGGCATTTTCCAGACAATCCGATAATGCCAGGAGTTCTTATTGTTGAGGCATTGGCACAAGTAGCCGGGATTGCTGTTATGAATATAGAAGAGTTTAAAGGTAAATTAGGGCTTTTTACAGGTATTGATAAATGTCGCTTCAAAAAAGTGGTAAGGCCTGGTGACCAACTTGTTTTAGAAGTTTTAATAGATTCTATAAAGATGGGGCTCGTAAAAGCTAAAGGTGCTGCAAAAGTTGGAGATGAAGTTGTAGCTACTGCAGAGCTTATGTTTATAATGACTGAAGAAAATTAA